One Dictyostelium discoideum AX4 chromosome 3 chromosome, whole genome shotgun sequence genomic region harbors:
- the dicA gene encoding cytoplasmic dynein intermediate chain, whose protein sequence is MDRDQKKKELEQTKNEMRRKLEEYKERNRIMASKTTPTATTTSTLNTASTPSPPVAQEDFNSIMNSIDSMVPTQATPSSSSTISTSTHAESQKSNYIRPTLTIQSLVIEHDFPPKEIPMYSKGTQTMTDADTSNTNNTPELEAPNKNKTKYQLLQQQQQQQQQQQSSLNQDMQNLSIGTDSINGDGSSTSVANSANIDDDDKDEIEIPELDENEKKDILESDSFKSFFGRSSRVIERALCLDDSIDILVDYTISDENSKGTSKELKLLATLSDERWTKHRSITDISWSTKHPELVVSSYSANEAGSHDPDGVALVWSVNNYFQKPEYVFTCQSPVMTTFFSKFHSTLIVGGTYSGQIVIWDTRAEAKPVQKTPLSSVGHTHPVYSMAVVGSANANSLVSISTDAKLCSWNLENLSQPIETIELNSSNTNSANKAGGGGSGGGAPNMSIAVTSLVFPENELNHFYIGTEEGVICQAGRHGNRIVMNERYKGHFGPITSVDLHPSKGGADFSQYFLSSSTDWTCKLWSSKKETPLYSFEDYVDYVYDARWSPVHPSIFSTGDGSGTLSLWDLNQDLEAPIFRHKISNRSVNRLAWSHDGKRILVGDSGGSLSLFDSSEFSSPTSEEYSQFEDVMTKMVNKSRTSDSPLLGEGENQE, encoded by the exons atggatagagatcaaaagaaaaaagagtTGGAGCAAACCAAAAATGAAATGAGAAGAAAACTCGAAGAGTATAAAGAGAGAAAT AGAATCATGGCATCAAAAACTACaccaacagcaacaacaacttcaacactTAATACAGCAtcaacaccatcaccaccagtTGCACAAGAggattttaattcaattatgaattcaattgattcaatggTACCAACACAAgcaacaccatcatcatcatcgacaatatcaacatcaacCCATGCAGAAtcacaaaaatcaaattatattaGACCAACATTAACAATTCAAAGTTTAGTGATTGAACATGACTTTCCACCAAAAGAAATACCAATGTATTCAAAAGGTACACAAACAATGACAGATGCAGATActtcaaatacaaataatacacCAGAGTTAGAAgcaccaaataaaaataaaacaaaatatcaattattacaacaacaacaacaacaacaacaacaacagcaatcaTCACTCAATCAAGATATgcaaaatttatcaattggtacAGATTCAATCAATGGAGATGGTTCATCAACATCTGTTGCCAATAGTGCAAATATAGATGATGACGAtaaagatgaaattgaaattccaGAATtggatgaaaatgaaaagaaagaTATTTTAGAATCAGACTCATTCAAATCATTTTTTGGAAGATCATCAAGAGTTATTGAAAGAGCATTATGTTTGGATGATTCTATTGATATTTTAGTTGATTATACAATTTCTGATGA aaattCAAAAGGAACATCAAAAGAACTTAAATTATTAGCAACATTATCAGATGAAAGATGGACTAAACATAGATCAATTACAGATATTAGTTGGTCAACAAAACATCCAGAATTAGTTGTATCATCATATTCTGCAAATGAAGCAGGTTCACACGACCCAGATGGTGTTGCATTGGTTTGGAgtgttaataattatttccaaaaacCAGAATATGTTTTTACTTGTCAA TCACCAGTAATGACAACATTCTTCTCTAAATTTCATTCAACATTAATCGTTGGTGGTACATATTCAGGTCAAATTGTAATTTGGGATACTCGTGCTGAAGCAAAACCAGTACAAAAAACACCATTATCAAGTGTTGGTCATACACATCCAGTCTATAGTATGGCAGTTGTTGGTAGTGCCAATGCAAACAGTTTGGTATCAATTTCAACCGATGCAAAATTATGTTCATGGAATTTAGAAAATCTTTCACAACCAATAGAAACCATAGAATTGAATAGTAGTAATACAAACTCTGCAAATAAAGCGGGTGgcggtggtagtggtggcgGTGCACCAAATATGTCAATCGCTGTAACTTCTTTAGTGTTCCCAGAGAATGAATTGAATCATTTCTACATTGGTACTGAAGAGGGTGTCATTTGTCAAGCTGGTCGTCATGGTAATAGAATCGTTATGAATGAACGTTATAAAGGACACTTTGGTCCAATCACCTCGGTTGATTTACATCCATCAAAGGGTGGTGCCGATTTCTCACAATATTTCCTCAGTTCTTCAACAGATTGGACTTGTAAATTATGGTCATCCAAAAAAGAGACTCCACTTTACTCTTTTGAAGATTATGTCGATTACGTTTATGATGCACGTTGGTCACCAGTTCATCCATCTATTTTCTCAACTGGTGATGGTAGTGGTACACTTTCACTCTGGGATCTCAATCAAGATTTAGAAGCACCAATCTTTCGTCATAAAATCTCAAATAGATCTGTTAATCGTCTTGCTTGGAGTCATGATGGTAAACGTATATTAGTTGGTGATTCTGGTGGTTCACTCTCTCTCTTTGATTCAAGTGAATTCTCTTCTCCAACTTCTGAAGAATATTCTCAATTTGAAGATGTTATGACTAAAATGGTTAATAAATCTAGAACTTCTGATTCACCATTATTAGGTGAAGGTGAAAAtcaagaataa